In Alkalihalobacterium alkalinitrilicum, a genomic segment contains:
- the nuoL gene encoding NADH-quinone oxidoreductase subunit L yields the protein MMENAWLIPLLPFLSFVILVLFGRRLKESGAYVGMALSFIAFLLSVLVLFERMTGDNVLVQFDWLAIGERTITMGFEVNQLNALMLVIVTLVSFLVHTYSKGYMTATDSYRVPVFYSYLGLFTFAMLGLVLSPNLLQLYIFWELVGVCSFLLVGFYFFKKEARAAAKKAFIVTRIGDVGLFIGIILLFWQVGSFEYAAIFEAVNANALTEGMITLIAILIFVGAVGKSGQFPLHTWLPDAMEGPTPVSALIHAATMVAAGVYLVATMFPLFAASPVALTTVAVIGGFTAIFAATIALTQKDIKRVLAYSTVSQLGYMMLALGSAGYVAAVFHLMTHAFFKALLFLAAGSVIHAVHTQSIEEMGGLWNKMKTTGVLFLIGCLAIAGFPLFSGFFSKEEILLTTFADGRYVLFALALVTALLTAIYMFRLFFMVFTGKPRGDQSKVHESPAIMTIPMIVLGVLAVISGFVHTHWFGTFLGDWLADSPWTRGHVYLHDPGWIMPVAVFVSLLGIFIAWLIYGKGTISREKLAQDSGLYILLYNKYYIDELYNRTFVRGTTIVSYLMLYIERYIIEFTVQAVVGMTDTIGRLNARLQNGQVQTYGAVAFLGLVVILVVLTVTGGYFR from the coding sequence ATGATGGAAAATGCATGGTTAATACCACTGTTACCGTTCTTATCCTTCGTTATCCTCGTCCTCTTTGGTCGCAGGTTGAAGGAAAGCGGTGCTTACGTCGGTATGGCACTTTCTTTCATCGCATTTCTCTTGTCAGTCCTCGTATTATTCGAGCGGATGACAGGCGATAATGTATTAGTACAGTTTGACTGGCTAGCAATTGGAGAACGAACGATCACAATGGGATTTGAAGTCAATCAGCTCAATGCTTTAATGCTCGTTATCGTTACACTAGTTAGTTTTCTAGTACATACGTATTCCAAAGGGTATATGACAGCAACTGATAGCTATCGTGTGCCAGTATTTTATTCTTATTTAGGACTCTTTACGTTTGCAATGTTAGGATTAGTTCTTTCTCCTAACTTATTACAGCTTTATATTTTCTGGGAGCTCGTTGGTGTTTGTTCGTTCTTACTCGTAGGGTTCTACTTTTTCAAAAAAGAAGCAAGAGCAGCTGCTAAGAAAGCATTCATCGTGACGAGAATTGGGGATGTTGGATTATTTATCGGGATTATCCTCTTATTCTGGCAAGTTGGAAGCTTTGAGTACGCGGCTATATTTGAAGCTGTGAATGCAAATGCACTAACCGAAGGGATGATTACGCTAATTGCGATCTTGATCTTTGTTGGAGCAGTTGGTAAATCGGGTCAATTCCCACTACATACGTGGTTACCTGATGCGATGGAAGGTCCAACACCAGTATCAGCCCTTATCCATGCCGCAACGATGGTAGCAGCGGGTGTATACTTAGTAGCGACGATGTTCCCGCTATTTGCCGCATCGCCTGTAGCCTTAACGACAGTTGCTGTCATTGGTGGATTTACAGCGATATTTGCTGCAACGATTGCTTTAACACAAAAAGATATCAAACGCGTCCTTGCGTATTCCACGGTTAGTCAATTAGGGTATATGATGCTCGCATTAGGTTCGGCAGGTTATGTTGCTGCTGTATTTCACTTAATGACACATGCGTTTTTTAAAGCGTTACTATTCTTAGCAGCAGGAAGTGTTATCCATGCCGTTCATACGCAAAGCATCGAAGAAATGGGCGGATTATGGAACAAGATGAAAACAACAGGAGTTTTATTTTTAATCGGCTGTTTAGCGATCGCTGGTTTCCCGTTGTTCTCAGGGTTCTTTAGTAAAGAGGAAATTTTACTTACAACATTTGCGGATGGACGATACGTGCTGTTTGCACTAGCACTCGTTACAGCCTTACTTACAGCGATTTATATGTTTAGATTGTTCTTTATGGTATTTACAGGTAAACCTCGTGGAGATCAAAGTAAAGTTCATGAGTCTCCAGCTATTATGACAATACCTATGATTGTACTCGGTGTGTTAGCGGTTATTTCAGGTTTTGTTCATACGCACTGGTTTGGAACGTTCTTAGGAGATTGGCTCGCTGATAGTCCGTGGACGAGAGGACATGTGTACCTTCATGATCCAGGCTGGATTATGCCAGTAGCTGTATTTGTATCCCTGCTGGGTATTTTCATTGCTTGGTTAATTTACGGAAAGGGAACTATTTCCCGAGAAAAGCTTGCCCAAGACAGCGGCTTGTATATTTTACTGTACAATAAGTACTACATCGATGAATTATACAATCGTACGTTTGTGAGAGGTACTACGATTGTTAGTTATCTAATGTTATATATTGAACGATATATAATTGAGTTTACCGTACAAGCGGTTGTCGGTATGACTGATACAATCGGCCGCTTAAATGCTCGATTACAAAATGGTCAAGTCCAAACGTATGGGGCTGTAGCATTTCTAGGATTAGTAGTAATCCTTGTCGTCTTGACCGTGACAGGGGGGTATTTCAGATGA
- a CDS encoding complex I subunit 4 family protein, which yields MTDSYLLSLLIFSPLVGIIILAFVPKGQHQLLKSIGFLATLLPLILAFVAFVNFDQGGSGNQFAETREWINFSSNGLLAHGINLSIPYELGLNGFGMVLILLTAVVSTLAALASILQIKSGWKAYFMLFLLLEIGMLGVFASQNLFLFFLFFEITLIPMYFLIGKWGFLDREKAANSFLIYNGLGSAVLLIAIITIFVLTSTTNIDQITMMMQMLGPEADNLKWGLLIALLVAFGVKLPIFPLHSWMLRVHVQAPPAIVMLHSGILLKIGAYGLIRFGVGFFPEQVNQMAAVLAILGVINLLYGAYLALIQSDLKMVLAYSSISHMGIVLIGVAALNDVGMQGAVFQVVSHGLISALLFFLIGVYYERTNTSQIPNLSGLARSMPIASGFLLVGAMASLGLPGMSGFISEFLAFLGLFREMPIIAAVGTLGIILTAVYLLRAVLNVTFGPTPEKWKELQDIKPLEMVPVLVLLAFIILIGVYPSVLAEPLQASLQFILAGIGG from the coding sequence ATGACAGATTCATACTTGCTTTCCTTACTCATCTTCTCCCCACTCGTAGGGATTATCATTTTAGCATTTGTACCGAAAGGCCAACATCAGCTACTGAAGTCGATTGGCTTTTTAGCAACATTGTTGCCGCTCATTTTAGCGTTTGTAGCGTTTGTCAATTTCGATCAAGGTGGCTCAGGAAATCAATTTGCGGAAACACGAGAGTGGATTAATTTTAGTAGCAATGGATTATTAGCGCATGGTATAAATCTTTCCATTCCATACGAGTTAGGACTAAACGGATTTGGAATGGTCCTGATCTTACTAACAGCGGTAGTATCAACATTAGCGGCACTGGCTTCCATATTGCAAATAAAATCAGGTTGGAAAGCCTACTTCATGTTATTCCTTTTATTAGAGATAGGGATGCTAGGAGTATTTGCTTCACAAAATCTATTTTTGTTCTTCTTATTCTTTGAAATAACACTCATTCCGATGTACTTCTTAATCGGAAAGTGGGGATTCTTAGATCGAGAAAAAGCAGCGAACAGTTTTTTAATTTACAATGGGCTAGGTTCAGCGGTGTTACTCATTGCGATTATTACGATATTTGTTTTAACAAGTACGACAAATATCGATCAAATTACAATGATGATGCAAATGCTTGGTCCTGAAGCCGATAATTTAAAGTGGGGCTTACTCATCGCTTTATTAGTGGCGTTTGGTGTTAAGTTACCAATCTTCCCGTTGCATAGCTGGATGCTCCGAGTGCACGTTCAAGCACCGCCAGCGATTGTTATGCTTCACTCAGGGATCTTATTAAAAATTGGTGCATATGGACTTATTCGCTTTGGAGTCGGTTTCTTCCCAGAACAAGTGAACCAAATGGCAGCAGTCCTTGCGATTTTAGGGGTTATTAATCTTTTATATGGTGCGTATTTAGCACTCATTCAATCAGATTTAAAAATGGTGTTAGCGTACTCGAGTATTTCGCACATGGGAATTGTTCTTATTGGGGTAGCTGCATTAAACGATGTCGGTATGCAAGGGGCCGTCTTCCAAGTCGTCTCACACGGATTAATTTCCGCGTTGCTCTTCTTCTTAATCGGTGTCTATTATGAGCGTACAAATACATCTCAGATCCCGAATTTAAGTGGGTTAGCACGCTCCATGCCAATCGCTTCAGGCTTCTTGTTAGTCGGGGCAATGGCGTCACTAGGCTTACCAGGAATGTCTGGTTTTATCAGTGAGTTTTTAGCTTTCCTTGGATTATTTAGAGAAATGCCTATTATTGCAGCGGTGGGTACATTAGGTATTATTTTAACGGCTGTTTACTTACTTCGAGCCGTTTTAAATGTAACGTTTGGCCCTACGCCTGAGAAGTGGAAAGAACTTCAAGACATCAAACCACTTGAAATGGTACCTGTGCTCGTTTTGCTTGCTTTTATCATTTTAATTGGTGTGTATCCAAGCGTTTTAGCAGAACCATTGCAAGCATCATTACAATTCATCTTAGCAGGGATAGGGGGGTAA